Proteins encoded by one window of Candidatus Pelagibacter giovannonii:
- the tmk gene encoding dTMP kinase, whose protein sequence is MSKKPIIVFEGIEGTGKSYHIKKIANYLTRKKIKFIKIREPGGSTNSEKIRNLILDNKSTFNKETDLLLYLSARSENMEIIKQNAGKKIILIDRFSDSTIAYQHYGMGVNLKFIQNINNHLLRNIKIDFTFLNTVNLSNMKKRLRLRKKLNRYDKFDIKFYEKVQNGFIKILKKNPKKYIKINSNLDIDLNESIILNKINDLI, encoded by the coding sequence ATGTCTAAAAAACCAATAATAGTATTTGAAGGTATAGAGGGTACTGGTAAATCCTATCACATAAAAAAAATTGCAAATTACTTAACTCGTAAAAAAATTAAATTTATTAAAATTAGAGAACCTGGTGGTAGTACAAATTCAGAAAAAATAAGAAATCTTATTCTAGATAACAAGTCTACATTTAATAAAGAAACTGATTTACTACTTTATCTTTCTGCACGAAGTGAAAATATGGAAATTATAAAACAAAATGCTGGTAAAAAAATTATACTGATAGATAGATTTTCAGACTCAACAATTGCTTACCAGCATTATGGAATGGGTGTAAACCTAAAATTTATACAAAATATCAACAATCATCTTTTAAGAAATATTAAAATTGACTTTACATTTTTGAATACTGTTAATTTATCAAATATGAAAAAAAGACTTAGACTAAGAAAAAAGCTTAACAGATACGATAAATTTGACATTAAGTTTTATGAAAAGGTACAAAATGGTTTTATAAAAATATTAAAAAAAAATCCCAAAAAATATATTAAAATAAATTCAAATCTAGATATAGATCTTAATGAAAGTATAATATTAAATAAAATTAACGATTTAATTTAG
- the nhaA gene encoding Na+/H+ antiporter NhaA gives MIKNLSKPFKWFFQLEAASGLVLLIAAIIALVISNSSFSNLYFDTLNQYLFVGINEFGLKLSVHHWINDLLMAIFFFFVTLEIKREFIQGELSNLKKALLPIIGAIGGMVVPALVYIFINFGNTETLNGWAIPSATDIAFSLGILSLLGSRVPISLKIFLTALAIIDDLGAILIIAFFYSGDLSISYLSLILISYILLLILNKFGVKKFIPYFIIGAFMWFFTYKSGIHATIAGVLLASTIPHRIKDKDFSLLIRLEHAISPYVAFIIMPIFAFANAGVSLEGLSLSSLLEPVPLGILLGLFVGKQVGVMIISFIAVKFGVAQMPDKSNWLSLYGVSILTGVGFTMSLFVGNLAFAENIQYIDGVKIGVLAGSLLSTIFGYFILLYASKK, from the coding sequence ATGATCAAAAATCTTTCAAAGCCTTTTAAATGGTTTTTTCAATTAGAAGCGGCAAGTGGTCTTGTATTGTTAATTGCTGCTATTATTGCACTTGTAATAAGCAATTCTAGTTTTAGTAATTTATATTTTGATACATTAAACCAATACTTGTTTGTTGGTATTAATGAATTCGGTTTAAAACTTTCTGTGCATCACTGGATCAATGATTTATTAATGGCAATCTTCTTTTTTTTTGTAACACTAGAAATTAAACGAGAATTTATTCAAGGTGAACTTTCTAATTTAAAAAAAGCTTTGCTACCAATTATTGGAGCTATTGGAGGAATGGTTGTCCCTGCTCTAGTCTATATTTTTATAAATTTTGGTAATACAGAAACATTAAATGGTTGGGCAATCCCATCTGCTACAGACATAGCTTTTTCTTTGGGTATTTTATCTTTGCTTGGTTCAAGAGTTCCAATTTCTTTAAAAATTTTCTTAACAGCTCTCGCTATTATTGATGACCTTGGTGCGATATTGATTATAGCTTTTTTCTATTCTGGCGACTTAAGTATAAGTTATTTAAGTTTAATCTTAATCTCATATATTCTGCTACTTATTTTAAATAAATTTGGTGTGAAAAAGTTTATTCCTTATTTTATAATTGGTGCATTTATGTGGTTCTTTACATATAAGTCTGGAATCCACGCTACAATAGCAGGTGTTCTTTTAGCCTCTACTATACCACATAGAATTAAAGACAAAGATTTCTCATTATTAATTAGGCTTGAACACGCAATAAGTCCTTATGTTGCTTTTATAATAATGCCAATATTTGCCTTTGCTAATGCAGGTGTGTCTTTAGAGGGTTTATCTTTATCATCTTTATTAGAGCCTGTTCCTTTAGGAATTCTTTTAGGGCTGTTTGTGGGTAAACAAGTTGGAGTTATGATTATTTCTTTTATTGCTGTTAAATTTGGTGTTGCTCAAATGCCAGATAAATCTAACTGGCTAAGCCTATATGGAGTTTCAATATTAACAGGTGTTGGTTTTACAATGAGTTTATTCGTCGGAAACTTAGCTTTTGCTGAAAATATTCAATATATCGATGGTGTAAAAATTGGTGTTCTTGCAGGTTCTTTACTCTCAACAATATTTGGATATTTTATATTATTATATGCATCAAAAAAGTAA
- a CDS encoding ETC complex I subunit, whose amino-acid sequence MKKAKIYIPTKTSMQSGLGKSDKWLIEFETEDTGINPLMGWETNSNTLSELNLEFSSKELAIEYAKKNKIDFEIIEPQKRKIVKKSYADNFLK is encoded by the coding sequence ATGAAAAAAGCAAAAATTTATATACCAACAAAAACCTCCATGCAGTCTGGTTTAGGTAAATCAGACAAATGGTTAATTGAATTTGAAACTGAAGATACTGGTATTAATCCTTTGATGGGTTGGGAGACAAACTCTAACACGCTATCAGAATTAAATTTGGAATTTTCTTCTAAAGAATTAGCTATAGAATATGCAAAAAAAAATAAAATTGATTTTGAAATAATTGAACCTCAAAAAAGAAAAATTGTTAAGAAATCATATGCAGATAATTTCTTAAAATAA
- a CDS encoding zinc-ribbon domain-containing protein, translated as MIIVCNNCIKKFDLDSNLIPDKGRLLQCANCDHKWFFKKEVLEDKINPIVEDIDNINIFEQNNSLINEEKILSEAPINDTKVELEEETKKKIEINTNESTRLKTKPKKQKNFKILNIFVVIIITFVAFIIIVDTFKYPIGKIVPNVDFILYNLYESIKDISLFIRDLT; from the coding sequence ATGATCATTGTTTGTAATAATTGTATTAAAAAATTTGATTTAGACTCAAATTTAATTCCAGACAAGGGTCGTTTGTTGCAGTGTGCTAACTGTGATCATAAATGGTTTTTTAAAAAAGAAGTTCTTGAAGACAAGATTAACCCAATTGTTGAAGATATTGATAATATTAATATTTTTGAACAAAATAATTCGTTGATCAACGAAGAAAAAATTCTATCAGAAGCACCTATAAATGATACTAAAGTAGAATTAGAAGAAGAGACTAAGAAAAAAATTGAAATTAATACTAATGAAAGTACGAGATTAAAAACTAAGCCAAAAAAACAGAAAAACTTTAAAATTTTAAATATTTTTGTAGTAATAATCATTACATTCGTAGCTTTCATAATTATTGTAGATACGTTTAAATATCCTATTGGAAAAATTGTCCCAAATGTCGATTTTATACTTTATAATTTGTATGAAAGTATTAAAGATATCTCACTATTTATTAGAGATTTAACATAA
- the metG gene encoding methionine--tRNA ligase, whose product MDKNYYITTPIYYPSAKPHMGHAYSSIAADFFARFKRIDGFNVHFLTGTDEHGLKIQRAAEKRNVAPQAFCNEISQTFRDLSKTLNLSNTDFIRTTEERHKKTVQYLWSELEKNDDIYLSKYSGWYSVSDEAFYSDEEITEKENIKIATASGSPVEWIEEESYFFRLSKWQDELLNYYEKNPDFISPKSRKNEVISFVKSGLKDLSISRKAFSWGIKVPNSPDHVIYVWLDALTNYISALNYPDTNDALFKKFWPASVHLIGKDILRFHSVYWPAFLMAAKIPLPKKIYGHGWILSGDEKMSKSKGNILDPLDIIEIYGLDPLRYYLIKEVSFGNDGNISQDRLEDCINSDLANNYGNLCQRVTAFAEKNCSSSVPANKKFNDEDLIMLNKFTDNLNTIRAEIDNQNINFYINFIVSALFEANKYFNDQEPWKKKDDKDRLNTIVYTSLEMIRKISFMLYPIIPSSIEKVLKIFNLDLNAINFESIAKHDYLVSGQPINKINILFKKIEKKDD is encoded by the coding sequence ATGGATAAAAATTACTACATCACAACTCCAATTTACTACCCATCAGCGAAACCTCATATGGGTCATGCATATTCTAGCATTGCTGCAGATTTTTTTGCTAGATTTAAACGTATAGATGGTTTTAATGTGCATTTTTTAACAGGTACTGATGAGCATGGTTTAAAAATACAAAGAGCAGCAGAGAAAAGAAATGTTGCTCCTCAGGCATTTTGTAATGAAATTAGTCAAACATTTAGGGATCTTTCAAAAACATTAAATTTATCTAATACTGATTTCATTAGAACTACAGAAGAGAGGCATAAAAAAACAGTTCAGTATTTATGGAGCGAGCTTGAAAAAAATGATGATATCTATTTATCGAAATATTCGGGCTGGTATTCTGTTTCTGACGAAGCTTTCTACAGTGATGAAGAAATTACTGAAAAAGAAAACATTAAGATAGCAACTGCATCTGGTTCACCAGTTGAATGGATAGAAGAAGAATCTTATTTTTTTAGACTGTCTAAATGGCAAGATGAATTACTAAATTATTATGAAAAAAATCCTGACTTTATTTCACCAAAATCTAGAAAAAATGAAGTAATTAGCTTTGTAAAAAGTGGATTAAAAGACCTATCTATAAGTCGTAAAGCATTCTCCTGGGGTATCAAGGTACCTAACAGTCCAGATCATGTAATTTATGTTTGGCTCGATGCTCTAACTAACTATATAAGCGCTTTAAACTATCCTGATACAAATGATGCGCTTTTTAAAAAATTTTGGCCCGCATCTGTTCATTTAATAGGTAAGGATATCTTAAGATTTCATTCTGTGTATTGGCCTGCATTTTTAATGGCTGCAAAAATACCTTTACCTAAGAAAATTTATGGTCATGGTTGGATTTTGTCTGGTGATGAAAAGATGTCCAAATCAAAAGGAAATATTCTTGATCCACTAGATATTATTGAAATTTATGGTCTTGATCCGTTAAGATATTATTTAATTAAAGAAGTTTCATTTGGTAATGATGGTAACATTTCACAAGATAGATTAGAGGATTGTATCAATAGTGATTTAGCTAATAATTATGGAAATTTGTGTCAAAGAGTTACTGCATTTGCTGAAAAAAATTGCTCCTCATCTGTACCGGCTAATAAAAAATTTAATGATGAAGATTTAATAATGCTAAATAAATTTACTGATAATTTAAATACAATACGTGCAGAAATTGATAATCAAAATATTAATTTTTATATTAATTTTATCGTTAGTGCTTTATTTGAAGCAAATAAGTATTTTAATGACCAAGAACCTTGGAAAAAAAAAGATGATAAAGACAGATTAAATACAATTGTCTACACATCTTTAGAAATGATTAGAAAAATTTCATTCATGCTTTATCCAATAATCCCAAGTTCAATAGAAAAAGTCTTAAAGATTTTTAATTTAGATTTAAATGCAATTAATTTTGAGTCTATTGCAAAACATGACTATCTTGTATCTGGACAGCCTATTAACAAAATAAATATTTTATTTAAAAAAATTGAAAAGAAAGATGATTGA
- a CDS encoding glutathione peroxidase, translating to MFTFFEKVDAKYEKRFFDHTIKDINSETIDLNQYKGKTILLVNVASNCGFTKQYSGLQELYEKYKDRGFYVIGVPSNQFGGQEPGSNSEIKNFCETNFNITFPITDKTNVKGDDAHELYKWAKKNYGKSTVPKWNFHKILINKNGKIQDTFNSFITPMSDKITKQIDLIL from the coding sequence ATGTTCACATTTTTTGAAAAAGTTGATGCCAAATACGAAAAGAGATTTTTTGATCACACTATAAAAGATATTAACAGTGAAACTATTGATTTAAATCAATACAAAGGAAAAACTATACTTTTAGTAAATGTTGCTAGTAATTGTGGATTCACCAAACAATATTCAGGTCTTCAAGAACTTTATGAAAAGTATAAAGACAGAGGTTTTTATGTAATTGGTGTTCCCTCAAACCAATTTGGTGGACAAGAACCAGGATCTAATTCAGAAATAAAAAATTTTTGTGAAACTAATTTTAATATTACATTTCCAATTACTGACAAAACTAATGTTAAAGGTGATGATGCCCATGAACTATATAAATGGGCAAAAAAAAATTATGGTAAATCTACAGTTCCTAAGTGGAATTTCCATAAAATATTAATTAATAAAAATGGAAAAATACAGGATACGTTCAATTCTTTTATTACACCGATGTCAGATAAAATAACAAAACAAATAGATTTAATTCTTTAA
- the glpX gene encoding class II fructose-bisphosphatase, which produces MSIDKKYVDQIIKVSEKAALASSYLVGKKDKIAADQAAVDSMRYELNKIDMNGEVVIGEGSLDEAPMLYTGEKLGNKKGPYFDIAVDPLEGTNFAANDLPGAISVIAIAEKGNLFNAPETYMDKIATGPIEKGLVDLDFSLKKNVSNLANFLNKEISSLTACVMDRPRHKKIIDELEQLNINIKLITDGDVLGALYVTNPKYNVDIFLGVGGGPEGVLAASALDAFDCHFQGRFIFDNDKDIKDANKMGITDLNKKYELNEIIKGDSIFCSTGITSSEMLNGVVINNDKYITETLVTHKSLRFKETIKRSNLIKE; this is translated from the coding sequence ATGTCTATTGATAAAAAATATGTTGATCAAATTATAAAAGTTTCTGAAAAAGCAGCACTAGCATCATCATATTTGGTTGGAAAAAAGGACAAGATTGCAGCTGATCAAGCAGCTGTTGACTCAATGAGATATGAGTTAAATAAAATAGATATGAATGGTGAAGTTGTTATTGGTGAAGGTTCGCTTGATGAAGCACCTATGCTTTATACAGGTGAAAAACTTGGTAATAAAAAAGGACCATATTTTGATATTGCTGTTGACCCTTTAGAAGGAACAAATTTTGCAGCAAATGATTTACCTGGTGCTATATCAGTTATCGCAATTGCTGAAAAAGGAAATCTTTTTAATGCCCCAGAAACATATATGGATAAAATTGCAACCGGACCAATTGAAAAAGGTTTGGTTGATCTAGATTTTTCTTTAAAAAAAAATGTTTCAAACTTAGCTAATTTTCTTAACAAAGAGATCTCATCTCTCACAGCATGTGTCATGGATAGGCCAAGACATAAAAAAATAATTGATGAATTGGAGCAACTAAATATTAATATTAAATTGATTACTGATGGGGATGTTCTTGGTGCATTATATGTGACAAATCCAAAGTATAATGTCGATATTTTTTTAGGTGTAGGAGGTGGCCCAGAAGGAGTGTTAGCAGCATCAGCTCTTGATGCATTTGATTGCCATTTTCAAGGAAGATTTATATTTGATAATGATAAAGATATTAAAGATGCAAATAAAATGGGAATAACTGATTTGAATAAAAAATATGAGTTAAATGAAATTATAAAAGGAGATTCAATTTTTTGTTCAACAGGGATTACTTCAAGTGAGATGTTAAATGGAGTGGTAATAAATAATGATAAATATATTACTGAAACATTAGTTACACATAAAAGTTTAAGATTTAAAGAAACGATTAAAAGATCAAATCTTATTAAAGAATGA
- a CDS encoding D-alanyl-D-alanine carboxypeptidase family protein, translating to MIKLKIITILLTLLFIVNSNAAFDVKARTVILQDYLSGEILFEKDADKSIYPASMTKIMTAIIAFDLIRSGDLNLDEKFLVSENAWRLSSAGYSSMFIMVGDEVSVESLLKGIIIASGNDACVALAEGIAGTEDEFAVMMTAKAKELGMDNTNFANSSGINNTENVSTVRDIMLMSRYLIKEFPEEYKYFAEKEFTWDRTGGDPITQGNRNPLLYKRLGADGIKTGYLAVEKYSLASSLERNGRRLIAVGSGFNTKNDRSRESAKLLTWGLTNFDLVEITKANTPIEDIDVWLGKKDTVKTYIKDDIYKTIPKAKKRLLKLSLNYNGPIQAPIKKDDILGKLKLTFDGELIEEYDLLAYEDVKKLNVFSRLMKSINFLIWGDV from the coding sequence ATGATTAAATTAAAAATTATAACAATTTTATTAACATTATTATTTATTGTTAATTCTAATGCAGCTTTTGATGTAAAGGCTAGAACAGTTATATTGCAAGATTATCTTTCAGGTGAAATATTATTTGAAAAAGATGCTGATAAATCAATTTATCCTGCGTCAATGACAAAAATAATGACTGCTATTATTGCGTTCGATTTAATAAGAAGTGGTGATTTAAATTTAGATGAAAAGTTTTTAGTTTCAGAGAATGCTTGGAGACTTTCGTCAGCGGGTTATTCTTCAATGTTTATAATGGTTGGCGATGAAGTTAGTGTAGAAAGTTTACTTAAAGGAATAATTATCGCATCTGGTAATGATGCATGTGTTGCATTAGCTGAAGGTATAGCTGGTACAGAGGATGAATTTGCAGTGATGATGACGGCTAAAGCAAAAGAATTAGGAATGGATAATACTAATTTTGCTAATTCATCAGGGATTAATAATACCGAAAACGTATCAACGGTAAGAGATATTATGCTTATGTCCAGATATCTTATTAAAGAATTTCCTGAAGAATATAAGTATTTTGCAGAAAAAGAATTTACTTGGGATAGAACAGGGGGTGACCCCATTACTCAAGGTAATAGAAATCCACTATTATATAAAAGACTTGGAGCAGATGGAATCAAAACTGGTTATTTAGCTGTTGAAAAATATTCATTAGCTTCATCTTTAGAAAGAAATGGAAGACGACTAATAGCAGTAGGCAGTGGCTTCAATACTAAAAATGATAGATCTCGCGAAAGTGCTAAACTTTTAACCTGGGGCTTAACTAATTTTGACTTAGTTGAAATCACAAAAGCAAACACACCAATTGAAGATATAGATGTTTGGTTAGGTAAAAAAGATACTGTTAAAACTTATATAAAAGATGATATCTATAAAACCATTCCAAAAGCAAAAAAAAGACTATTGAAATTATCATTAAATTATAATGGTCCAATTCAAGCTCCTATTAAAAAAGATGATATCTTGGGAAAATTAAAGTTAACCTTTGATGGTGAACTTATTGAAGAATATGATTTGCTTGCTTATGAAGATGTTAAAAAATTAAATGTTTTTTCAAGGTTAATGAAATCAATTAATTTTTTAATTTGGGGCGATGTCTAA
- a CDS encoding MBL fold metallo-hydrolase yields MSVKFVILGSGSSMGVPRADGYSGDCDLKNKKNFRTRCSALIKFNDQNILIDTSPDLRSQLLKNKIRTISKVFYTHLHADQTHGINDLRPFFLINKKQISVYADSNTKRYLLSTFKYCFKPSFGYPSTLDINTLKKQHQITNKNKKILIESIPVQHGNIKSICYLIDNKLAYASDISLFYKKDYKKLKNLKYLIIDCLWYRNHPAHFNLDQVLELVKNITPRKTILTNMHSDLDYAKLKKRLPKNIIPGFDGMTVNLKN; encoded by the coding sequence ATGTCTGTCAAATTTGTCATTTTGGGTAGTGGTAGTTCAATGGGCGTACCTAGAGCTGATGGATATTCTGGTGATTGTGATTTAAAAAATAAAAAAAATTTTAGAACAAGATGTTCTGCTTTAATCAAATTTAATGATCAAAATATCCTAATAGACACATCACCAGATTTAAGGTCGCAACTTTTAAAAAATAAAATTAGAACTATTAGCAAGGTTTTTTATACACATCTTCACGCAGATCAAACACATGGCATTAATGATCTACGTCCTTTTTTCTTAATAAATAAAAAGCAAATCTCAGTTTATGCAGACTCAAATACAAAAAGATATTTACTTTCTACTTTTAAATATTGTTTTAAACCTTCTTTTGGTTATCCATCAACTTTAGATATTAATACCCTAAAAAAACAACATCAAATTACGAATAAAAATAAAAAGATTTTGATAGAATCTATACCAGTTCAACATGGTAATATTAAAAGCATATGCTATCTGATTGATAACAAATTAGCTTATGCAAGTGATATTAGTTTATTCTATAAAAAAGATTACAAAAAATTAAAAAATTTAAAATACTTGATTATTGATTGTCTATGGTACCGTAATCATCCAGCGCATTTCAATTTAGATCAAGTTTTGGAATTAGTTAAAAACATAACTCCCAGAAAAACTATTTTAACAAACATGCATAGTGACTTGGATTATGCTAAACTTAAAAAAAGATTGCCTAAAAATATTATTCCTGGTTTTGATGGTATGACTGTTAATTTAAAGAATTAA
- a CDS encoding TatD family hydrolase, producing MIDSHCHLDHEPLLDNLSDVIKRSKEVGISKLLTICTTVKSFDRIKNIIKLDPMIYGTFGIHPHETGESFLIDKNYIINQINQNKRIIGIGETGLDFFYNHSNKERQIDSFKAHIEASIELNMPIIIHSRNAEDETYEILKSYKSKKLKILMHCFTGSLNFANQLIELDAFFSASGIITFKNSLDLQETFKNIPLDKLLVETDSPFLAPIPMRGKKNEPSFIKYTLEKLSMLKEKTNQEMSDLTTKNFNKLFNL from the coding sequence ATGATTGATTCTCATTGTCATTTAGACCACGAACCTTTACTTGATAATTTAAGTGATGTTATAAAAAGATCTAAAGAAGTTGGTATCTCAAAACTATTAACAATATGCACTACAGTAAAAAGTTTTGATAGGATTAAAAATATTATTAAACTAGATCCAATGATTTATGGAACGTTTGGTATTCACCCTCATGAAACTGGAGAAAGTTTTTTAATTGATAAAAATTATATAATTAATCAAATAAATCAAAATAAAAGAATTATTGGTATAGGTGAAACTGGCTTAGATTTTTTTTACAATCATAGTAACAAAGAAAGGCAAATTGACAGCTTTAAAGCCCATATAGAGGCTTCTATAGAGCTTAATATGCCTATTATCATACATTCTAGAAATGCTGAGGATGAAACATATGAAATCCTAAAATCTTATAAATCAAAAAAATTAAAAATTTTAATGCATTGTTTTACTGGTTCATTAAATTTTGCAAATCAATTAATTGAATTAGATGCTTTTTTTTCCGCTAGTGGAATAATTACATTTAAAAATAGCTTAGACCTTCAGGAAACTTTTAAAAATATTCCCTTGGATAAACTGCTTGTTGAAACAGATAGCCCATTTTTAGCTCCTATACCGATGAGAGGAAAAAAAAATGAACCAAGCTTTATCAAGTATACTCTAGAAAAATTATCTATGTTAAAAGAAAAGACTAATCAGGAAATGTCTGATTTAACTACTAAAAATTTTAATAAACTTTTCAACCTATAA
- a CDS encoding AAA family ATPase, whose protein sequence is MNLKPSENIKIYGMENFFNELVGLYKQQKIPNKILLSGKKGLGKSTLAYHLINYILSENEEYKYNLENFSINKDNKSYRLLQNNSHPNFYLIDLLTEKKSIDLGQIRKMINYTNKSTFNNMARFILIDNVENLNKNSVNALLKIIEEPNENVFFILINNSEKNILPTLKSRCLTFKISLTFNESLNISNSILEKNVLEFVNYDLLSFYNSPGEIISLFNFAEEKSINLKDHTISSFINLIIENNYYKKNKSIKILLINLIELFFLKKYMITNTKISFINFYHKFIKKIYDTEKFNLDEESLFLEFKSKLL, encoded by the coding sequence ATGAATTTAAAACCATCAGAAAACATTAAGATTTATGGCATGGAGAACTTCTTTAACGAGTTAGTTGGACTATATAAACAGCAAAAAATACCTAATAAAATTTTACTATCTGGGAAAAAAGGATTGGGAAAATCGACATTAGCCTATCATTTAATCAACTATATTTTATCCGAAAATGAGGAATACAAGTATAATTTAGAAAATTTTAGTATCAATAAAGATAATAAATCATATAGACTTCTACAAAATAACTCACATCCTAATTTCTATTTAATAGATCTATTGACTGAAAAAAAAAGCATTGATTTAGGTCAAATACGTAAAATGATTAATTATACAAATAAATCAACATTTAATAATATGGCAAGATTTATTTTAATAGATAATGTTGAAAATCTAAATAAGAATTCTGTTAACGCACTACTTAAGATTATTGAAGAACCAAATGAAAATGTTTTTTTTATCTTAATAAACAATAGTGAAAAAAATATACTACCAACTCTTAAATCACGATGTTTAACATTTAAGATTAGTTTAACATTTAATGAGTCTTTAAATATCTCAAACTCAATACTTGAAAAAAATGTACTTGAATTTGTTAATTATGACTTACTAAGTTTTTATAATTCTCCTGGTGAAATCATTAGTTTGTTTAATTTTGCTGAAGAAAAATCTATTAATTTAAAAGATCATACTATTTCAAGTTTTATAAACTTAATAATAGAAAATAATTATTATAAGAAAAATAAATCTATTAAAATTTTATTAATAAACTTAATTGAGTTATTCTTTTTAAAAAAATACATGATAACAAATACAAAGATTTCATTCATTAATTTTTATCATAAATTTATAAAAAAAATTTATGATACAGAAAAATTTAATTTAGATGAGGAAAGTTTATTTTTAGAATTTAAATCAAAGTTATTATAA
- a CDS encoding putative transporter, protein MFKFFTKKKWQLWSWLGSFIILLSLWVQVKIDVKINEWFGVFYDMIQKALAKPNSITIEEYWANLASFITLAGMYIALYVIISFFTAHYLFRWRAAMVEWYHSVYDRARKIEGASQRVQEDTIKFTRIMESLGTSFIESVMVLIQFTPILLGLSVGIPIFFFGDWQYGLITGALLWTIGGTIFLIGLGWILRLVGVEYDLQKKEAAYRKILVVAEDDGNIRPKTINELFDDVRSIHFLSYIRYLYFNIGRMAYLQANVLSAYVFLAPAIVAGVVTLGVMQQIIRAFGRVEGSLQYLLKAWPTIIELASVYKRLREFENVINSTEIVIQKD, encoded by the coding sequence ATGTTTAAATTTTTTACTAAAAAAAAATGGCAGTTATGGTCTTGGTTAGGTTCATTTATAATTTTATTATCATTGTGGGTTCAAGTAAAAATTGATGTAAAAATCAATGAATGGTTTGGTGTCTTCTATGATATGATTCAAAAAGCACTAGCTAAACCCAACTCTATTACAATTGAAGAATACTGGGCAAATTTAGCGTCATTTATTACACTGGCTGGTATGTATATAGCTCTTTACGTTATAATTAGTTTTTTTACAGCACACTACTTGTTTAGATGGAGAGCTGCGATGGTAGAATGGTATCATTCTGTTTATGATAGAGCTCGTAAAATAGAAGGAGCCTCACAAAGAGTTCAAGAAGACACAATTAAGTTTACCCGTATTATGGAATCTCTAGGTACAAGTTTTATTGAATCAGTTATGGTGTTAATACAATTTACTCCAATTTTATTAGGGTTATCAGTTGGTATACCAATCTTCTTTTTTGGTGATTGGCAATATGGATTGATAACTGGTGCATTACTTTGGACTATAGGTGGTACAATATTCTTGATTGGATTAGGTTGGATATTACGTTTAGTTGGAGTGGAATATGATCTACAAAAAAAAGAGGCTGCATACAGAAAGATATTAGTTGTAGCTGAAGACGATGGTAATATTAGACCTAAAACAATAAATGAATTATTTGATGACGTTCGTTCAATTCACTTTTTAAGCTACATAAGATATTTATATTTTAATATTGGTCGTATGGCTTACTTACAAGCAAATGTATTGTCAGCATATGTTTTCTTAGCTCCGGCTATTGTAGCAGGTGTTGTTACATTAGGTGTTATGCAGCAAATTATAAGAGCTTTTGGAAGAGTTGAAGGTTCTTTGCAATACCTATTGAAAGCTTGGCCTACTATTATAGAATTGGCAAGTGTTTATAAAAGACTAAGAGAATTTGAGAACGTAATAAATTCGACTGAAATAGTTATTCAAAAAGATTAA